A region of the Phaeodactylum tricornutum CCAP 1055/1 chromosome 1, whole genome shotgun sequence genome:
CAAAAATCGTACCGTTAGACGATGGCCACGGCTTTTTAAACAAACAAACCAACCAACCATTTACACCCCTGGAGTTCTTTTTTGTGTGTTGACTGGGGAGTAGAGAATAGAATCGTACAAGCGAGCCTTCGTGGGATTGGTCCGCGTGATAAATACGGTAGGACCCGGGCAACTGTCCCGGAGTACGGAGCATCCAGAGACCGGACCTGCCACTGCTTAGATCAAAACCGTGCAATCTCCAGTAGGCCACATAAGGGCAAACCCGTGCCCTTTTACCCAAATCCGACGACCAGGCAGTTGCGTAGAGTACGACACTGGTCGCTCGGCTCATTGTGACAGGAAACGGAGTTGTGCTCGACCAGTATGGGTACTTGGAATCTAACTTACAGTTGGACGCCCGTAATGGACCAAAGGATGtctactaactgtaaaataaGTATCCTGGAGCGCCGAATAGAAATGTGGACGCTTGCTTTCAAGGTAGCGCTGCACTTTGACGGAAAAAATGTACGCTGGAAGCGGTCTCGTTGATTGGTATGTTGCTAGCTTATTTATTCGGTACTGAGTATTGGGTGTAAACAGAAAGACCTTGTAAGGAGTCCTCGGACGATAGCTAGAAGTCCGCATCCAAGTTGAACGACTTTCGTCCGTGGGTGTGATCATCGGAAAGCGAAGCCATTACTCCGCTCTTTTGATATTCGCCGACACGTTTTTCGAAGAAATTCGTCTTTCCTTCCAAACTGATCATATCCATCCAGTCGAAAGGATTCTTGCTACCGTACAAGGTTCGGTAGCCCAGATCGTGGAGTAACCGATCGGCCACAAATTCGACATACTGGGACATTAGCGAGGCGTTCATTCCAATCAAACCCACGGGAAGCGCGTCGCATACAAAGCCCTTTTCGACCTCCACCGCTTCCCCAATCAGTTTGTGCATGTCTGTTTCGGATAGCTTGCGTTCCAGCTTGGAGTAAAGTTGGCACGCAAATGAACAATGGAGACCTTCGTCACGGCTGATGAGCTCGTTCGAAAATGTCAATCCAGGCATCAATCCTCGTTTCTTTAACCAGAAAATAGAGCAGAATGCCCCCGAGAAGAAAATACCTTCCACGGCGGCAAAGGCCACGAGACGCTCCGCGAACGAAGCATCGGAGCCGATGTACCGTTGCGCCCATCTGGCCTTCTTTTCAACGCTTGGAACCTTTGTGTGTGCGGCAAAAAGCATCTCCCGGTCCTTAGGGTCAGAAATATAGCTATCAATCAGTAAGCAATACGTCTCTTGATGTATGCCTTCCATGGCCATCTGGAAGCCGTAGAAAGCGCGGGCTTCCGGGACGGTAACTTCTCGGCAAAAGCGCTCCGCTAGATTTTCGACCACAATCCCGTCGGCACCAGCGAAGAATGCTAGGACCATTGAAATGAAGTGTCGTTCGTTGTCGTTCAAGCGCTCGTGCCAATCCGTCAGGTCGGCCGAAAGGTCGATTTCGTCCACCGTCCAGAAGGATGCCACGTGTTGTTTGTACATACCCCACAGATCATCATGCTCTATCGGGAATAGCGAAAATCGAGATCCGCTGTCATCGTGTTGACAGACCGGCTCGATAAAAgttgcttcttcttcctcggcTGTCTTACTCCGAGTGGAGCCTCCTCGAGTTTCCGGAAGTGTTCGAATCGGAGGTGGATCGCCACCTCCTCTCCAGCGGTTTAGAAACGGAACGCTCTGGTCGTAGTTCGTTCGTCTTCGAAATAACCGCCTT
Encoded here:
- a CDS encoding predicted protein, which codes for MLRTFVLYWSTFFLADVSCSPLIPCIGRRRLFRRRTNYDQSVPFLNRWRGGGDPPPIRTLPETRGGSTRSKTAEEEEATFIEPVCQHDDSGSRFSLFPIEHDDLWGMYKQHVASFWTVDEIDLSADLTDWHERLNDNERHFISMVLAFFAGADGIVVENLAERFCREVTVPEARAFYGFQMAMEGIHQETYCLLIDSYISDPKDREMLFAAHTKVPSVEKKARWAQRYIGSDASFAERLVAFAAVEGIFFSGAFCSIFWLKKRGLMPGLTFSNELISRDEGLHCSFACQLYSKLERKLSETDMHKLIGEAVEVEKGFVCDALPVGLIGMNASLMSQYVEFVADRLLHDLGYRTLYGSKNPFDWMDMISLEGKTNFFEKRVGEYQKSGVMASLSDDHTHGRKSFNLDADF